In one Mesotoga sp. UBA6090 genomic region, the following are encoded:
- a CDS encoding patatin-like phospholipase family protein, which translates to MKRVLLVSLISLLAVTAASVAVVFSGGGGRGAYEVGVYGALLDLGLEIEAIYGSSVGAINAAGLISGGFEAARDMWCSIDYLELMNASPHQYELLQGNVLRLDARELASALRTLIAHKGLDIEPLRQKMKQIISEEKIRKSEIDLGVVLFSLTKIQPYAMYKESIPEGRLVDYVLASANFPAFQREEIDGEVFVDGGVYSNFPLFMAKERGHKEVVAVDLIGVNFGEALAFVNMFTDGMNVTLIEPSEQYGTVMTFDPEVSRKYLICGYLDTMKTFGVLGGSSYFIFGEEDPLKNHFLSLDSGSRIEALRLLGLTGVEGETAEYHYYREFIPWLESITKQPYSRTCHLVTGMLEEMAAFLRVERLVPYSPSSLMFEIIKAFNSDRIESERDLTYLTRYKKLFTFLEFIDSQKPFSAEPSPQFRSFEEQFQESVGLLERICSQQSRISH; encoded by the coding sequence ATGAAAAGAGTGCTTCTAGTTTCCTTGATAAGTCTACTTGCTGTTACTGCTGCCTCGGTCGCAGTAGTCTTTTCGGGCGGCGGCGGTAGAGGGGCCTATGAAGTCGGTGTTTACGGCGCCTTGCTTGATCTCGGTTTAGAAATCGAGGCCATTTACGGCTCCTCTGTCGGGGCAATTAATGCGGCCGGTCTTATCAGTGGAGGCTTTGAAGCTGCGAGGGATATGTGGTGCAGCATAGACTACCTGGAACTTATGAACGCCTCTCCTCATCAATACGAGCTTCTTCAAGGCAATGTTCTTCGTCTTGATGCTCGCGAACTCGCATCCGCGTTACGGACCCTTATAGCCCATAAGGGACTAGACATAGAGCCTCTAAGGCAGAAGATGAAGCAAATCATTAGCGAGGAGAAAATCCGAAAAAGCGAAATCGATCTAGGAGTCGTTCTCTTTTCTCTGACGAAGATTCAGCCATATGCAATGTACAAGGAGTCTATACCTGAGGGAAGACTTGTCGATTACGTTCTTGCCAGCGCCAATTTCCCCGCATTTCAGCGTGAGGAGATTGATGGAGAGGTTTTTGTTGACGGAGGCGTCTACTCCAATTTTCCACTCTTCATGGCAAAAGAGAGAGGACATAAAGAAGTTGTCGCAGTCGATCTTATCGGGGTCAACTTTGGGGAAGCTCTGGCTTTTGTAAACATGTTTACGGATGGGATGAACGTTACACTTATAGAGCCTTCCGAGCAATACGGAACGGTGATGACTTTCGATCCTGAAGTCTCAAGAAAGTACCTTATTTGCGGCTATCTCGACACAATGAAGACTTTCGGCGTTCTGGGAGGCTCAAGCTACTTCATATTTGGAGAAGAGGATCCATTAAAAAATCACTTCTTGTCTCTCGACAGCGGCTCGAGAATAGAAGCATTGCGTCTTCTCGGACTTACCGGAGTCGAGGGCGAAACTGCAGAATACCATTACTACCGGGAATTCATTCCCTGGCTGGAAAGCATTACGAAACAGCCCTACTCCAGGACCTGTCATCTCGTCACCGGAATGCTCGAAGAAATGGCTGCCTTTCTCCGGGTCGAGAGACTAGTTCCCTACTCGCCTTCATCTCTTATGTTTGAAATCATTAAGGCGTTCAATTCAGATAGAATTGAGAGCGAAAGGGATCTCACATACCTGACCAGATACAAGAAACTCTTCACCTTTCTGGAATTCATAGACAGTCAAAAGCCTTTCTCAGCGGAACCTTCTCCCCAGTTTAGATCCTTTGAAGAACAGTTTCAGGAGTCTGTTGGACTTTTGGAACGAATTTGCTCGCAGCAATCCCGTATATCTCACTGA